In one Pseudomonadota bacterium genomic region, the following are encoded:
- the xseB gene encoding exodeoxyribonuclease VII small subunit, which translates to MTKAKEKLTFEGALTELELIVEKMEGEDTTLENSLSFYKRGIELLQFCQRELEGAQREVTVLEAGILKKFEGIDES; encoded by the coding sequence ATGACAAAAGCTAAAGAAAAGTTAACCTTTGAGGGTGCGCTTACTGAACTTGAGTTGATCGTTGAGAAGATGGAGGGTGAAGATACAACTTTAGAAAATTCACTTTCTTTTTATAAACGAGGAATTGAATTGTTACAGTTTTGTCAAAGAGAACTAGAAGGAGCCCAACGAGAGGTGACTGTGCTTGAGGCGGGCATATTAAAAAAATTTGAAGGTATTGATGAGTCTTAG
- a CDS encoding sulfurtransferase → MYTTLIESDKLQSIINQPSTLVFDCRHELINSEYGIKSYKEGHLPNALFASMDDVLSQKPNGKNGRHPLPEISAFTNWLSVCGVTQHTQVIAYDDAGGAYASRLWCLLKWLGHDAVAVLNGGLQAWINQGGDLVLDTPKLNDRKAFEPKVRDIFVDADFILQHLDDEQTLIIDARSNDRFHGQNESIDPIGGHIPGAINRFFKDNLNSTGKFLDAKDLKKIFEGIMGNVSEKTIIHQCGSGVTACHNLLAMEVAGLENSKVYPGSWSEWISDPSRPIATD, encoded by the coding sequence ATGTATACCACCCTGATTGAATCCGACAAGCTGCAATCCATCATCAACCAACCAAGTACACTGGTTTTCGACTGCCGCCATGAACTGATCAACTCAGAATATGGAATAAAGAGTTATAAAGAAGGTCATCTTCCAAATGCTCTATTTGCATCCATGGATGACGTTCTCTCCCAGAAACCAAACGGCAAAAATGGCCGCCACCCTCTTCCCGAAATCTCAGCATTCACCAATTGGCTAAGTGTATGCGGCGTCACCCAGCACACCCAGGTCATCGCATACGATGATGCGGGAGGCGCGTATGCCTCAAGACTATGGTGTTTACTCAAATGGCTGGGTCATGATGCCGTCGCGGTGCTCAATGGAGGCCTGCAAGCGTGGATTAACCAAGGAGGCGATTTAGTATTAGATACCCCTAAACTAAATGATAGGAAGGCCTTTGAACCAAAAGTTAGGGATATCTTTGTTGACGCTGATTTCATATTGCAACACCTAGATGACGAACAAACATTAATCATTGATGCACGATCAAATGATAGATTCCATGGCCAAAATGAAAGTATTGACCCTATTGGCGGACATATCCCAGGAGCTATAAATCGATTCTTCAAAGATAACCTTAACAGTACGGGTAAGTTTCTCGACGCAAAAGACCTAAAAAAAATCTTTGAAGGAATAATGGGAAATGTCTCGGAAAAAACCATCATTCATCAGTGCGGATCAGGTGTAACAGCCTGCCATAATCTGCTCGCGATGGAGGTGGCTGGACTTGAAAACTCAAAGGTCTACCCTGGCTCTTGGAGTGAATGGATATCAGACCCTTCTCGGCCAATTGCTACCGATTAA
- the clpA gene encoding ATP-dependent Clp protease ATP-binding subunit ClpA, which translates to MIAQELEVSLHMAFMEARQKKHEFITVEHLLLAMLDNPSALEVLKACGTNLEELKKLLIDFIEEHTPLIADEHSETQPTLGFQRVIQRAILHVQSSGKKEVTGANVLVAIFGEKDSHAVYFLHEKGVTRLDVVNFIAHGIAKVGDSNADEKKDGADSDESENQNGKKAESALASYAVNLNELAVKGKIDPLIGRDMELERVVQILCRRRKNNPLLVGEAGVGKTAIAEGLARRIVEGEIPQILENSEVFSLDMGALLAGTKYRGDFEQRLKAVLKQLEKQPNSILFVDEIHTIIGAGSASGGTLDASNLLKPALASGQLRCIGATTYKEYRGIFEKDHALSRRFQKIDVGEPSVTETVSILRGLKSRFEEHHQVRYTVTALTAAAELSARFIHDRHLPDKAIDVIDEAGAAQRIAVGKKKKKVIGKLEIEEVIAKIARVPSQTVSNDDRSKLKTLDRDLNAVVFGQERAIDALSSAIKMARSGLGNPRKPVGAFLFSGPTGVGKTEVARQLAYTLGIDLVRFDMSEYMERHAVSRLIGAPPGYVGFDQGGLLTEALVKQPHCVLLLDEIEKAHPDIFNILLQVMDHGTLTDNNGRQADFRNAIIIMTTNAGSSELSKNTMGFTEAVSAGDELAEIKRQFTPEFRNRLDSIVSFAPLSQEIILKVVDKFLMELEHQLQEKKVDATFSSKLREYLGRKGFDPLMGARPMARLIQDTIRRALADELLFGKLSSGGDVEIDLDDNEEILIQIASEKSDQTVTA; encoded by the coding sequence ATGATCGCTCAGGAACTTGAAGTCAGTCTCCACATGGCATTTATGGAGGCTCGCCAAAAAAAACACGAATTTATTACCGTAGAGCATCTGTTACTTGCGATGCTTGATAATCCGTCGGCGTTAGAGGTTTTAAAAGCATGCGGAACAAACCTCGAAGAGCTGAAGAAATTACTCATAGATTTTATTGAAGAACATACGCCATTGATTGCCGATGAGCATTCAGAGACGCAGCCAACACTCGGGTTTCAACGCGTGATTCAGCGTGCCATTCTTCATGTTCAGTCCTCTGGTAAAAAAGAGGTCACAGGAGCTAATGTGCTGGTCGCTATATTCGGCGAGAAAGACTCTCATGCAGTTTACTTCTTGCATGAAAAAGGAGTAACCAGGCTTGATGTTGTTAATTTCATCGCTCATGGTATTGCTAAAGTAGGGGATTCGAATGCTGATGAAAAAAAAGATGGTGCGGACTCCGATGAATCAGAGAATCAGAATGGGAAGAAGGCAGAAAGCGCCTTGGCAAGTTATGCCGTTAATTTGAATGAGTTGGCTGTGAAGGGCAAAATCGATCCCTTGATTGGGCGTGATATGGAATTAGAGCGTGTTGTGCAAATTTTATGCCGCCGCCGTAAAAATAACCCGCTTTTAGTCGGTGAAGCAGGGGTAGGAAAAACAGCGATTGCGGAGGGTTTGGCGCGTCGTATTGTTGAGGGTGAAATACCTCAAATTTTGGAAAATTCTGAGGTTTTTTCGCTAGATATGGGCGCATTATTGGCAGGTACAAAATACCGAGGTGACTTCGAACAGCGGCTAAAGGCAGTGCTCAAGCAACTCGAAAAACAACCAAACTCAATTTTGTTTGTGGATGAAATACATACCATTATTGGCGCAGGTTCGGCCTCTGGCGGCACGCTTGACGCCTCAAATTTATTGAAACCAGCCCTGGCTTCTGGGCAGCTTCGTTGCATCGGAGCGACTACTTACAAAGAATACCGTGGTATTTTTGAGAAGGATCATGCATTGTCCAGGCGTTTCCAAAAAATTGATGTCGGAGAGCCATCGGTTACAGAGACTGTATCCATTCTAAGAGGTCTTAAATCTAGATTTGAAGAGCATCATCAGGTTCGGTATACAGTGACCGCGTTAACTGCTGCGGCTGAATTATCGGCGCGTTTCATTCACGATAGGCACCTCCCGGATAAGGCAATTGATGTGATAGACGAGGCGGGTGCTGCGCAGCGAATTGCTGTTGGCAAGAAGAAAAAGAAGGTGATCGGAAAGCTAGAGATAGAGGAAGTTATAGCTAAGATCGCGAGAGTTCCTTCACAGACTGTGTCGAATGATGATCGATCTAAGCTAAAGACTTTAGATCGAGATCTTAACGCGGTGGTGTTTGGTCAGGAACGTGCTATAGACGCATTATCCTCAGCAATCAAAATGGCTCGTAGTGGTTTGGGTAATCCCCGGAAACCTGTTGGTGCATTTTTATTCAGTGGGCCGACAGGTGTCGGTAAAACTGAAGTGGCGCGCCAGTTGGCGTATACGCTCGGTATTGATCTGGTCCGGTTTGATATGTCCGAATATATGGAGCGACATGCGGTATCTCGATTGATCGGTGCTCCACCGGGGTATGTTGGATTTGATCAGGGCGGGTTGCTGACGGAGGCTCTAGTTAAACAGCCGCATTGTGTGTTGCTTTTGGATGAGATTGAAAAAGCACATCCTGATATATTTAATATCCTGCTGCAAGTCATGGATCATGGGACGCTGACAGATAATAACGGTCGTCAAGCCGACTTCCGTAATGCGATCATCATCATGACGACCAATGCTGGATCCTCTGAACTATCGAAGAATACGATGGGTTTCACTGAAGCGGTATCCGCTGGAGACGAGCTTGCTGAAATAAAACGGCAGTTTACGCCTGAGTTTAGAAATCGATTAGATTCCATTGTCTCTTTCGCGCCATTGTCGCAGGAGATTATCTTAAAGGTCGTAGATAAATTCCTAATGGAGTTAGAGCATCAATTGCAGGAGAAAAAGGTTGACGCGACATTCAGTTCAAAGTTACGCGAGTATCTTGGTCGGAAAGGTTTCGATCCTTTGATGGGTGCTCGGCCTATGGCTAGACTTATACAAGATACGATTCGTCGTGCTCTAGCAGATGAATTGCTGTTTGGTAAGTTGTCATCAGGAGGTGACGTAGAGATAGATCTGGATGATAATGAGGAAATACTGATTCAAATCGCAAGTGAAAAATCTGATCAGACGGTTACAGCTTAG
- the clpS gene encoding ATP-dependent Clp protease adapter ClpS → MSNQQGDAQLVAEKTKIKPPRLYKVMLMNDDYTPMEFVVMVLQKFFSMTGEQATQVMLKVHRDGVGVCGVFVKDVATTKVELVAGFSRQYQHPLQCTMEEV, encoded by the coding sequence GTGAGTAATCAGCAAGGTGACGCGCAGTTAGTAGCAGAAAAAACGAAGATTAAGCCCCCGAGGCTCTACAAGGTTATGCTAATGAATGATGATTACACGCCGATGGAATTTGTTGTTATGGTACTTCAGAAATTTTTTTCGATGACGGGCGAGCAGGCAACGCAAGTCATGCTCAAGGTGCATCGCGATGGCGTTGGGGTATGTGGCGTCTTTGTAAAGGATGTGGCAACAACAAAGGTGGAGCTCGTGGCTGGGTTTTCGCGTCAATATCAACACCCCCTACAATGCACGATGGAGGAAGTATGA
- a CDS encoding cold-shock protein — protein MATGTVKWFNDTKGFGFITPDDGSEDLFAHFSAIEMNGFKTLKEGQKVAFEVTQGPKGKQASNIKEAG, from the coding sequence ATGGCAACTGGTACAGTAAAATGGTTCAACGACACTAAGGGTTTTGGGTTCATCACACCTGACGATGGCAGCGAAGATCTTTTCGCTCACTTTTCAGCTATCGAAATGAATGGGTTTAAAACACTCAAAGAAGGACAAAAAGTAGCCTTCGAGGTAACGCAAGGACCCAAGGGCAAACAAGCTTCAAACATCAAAGAAGCGGGCTAA
- the aceB gene encoding malate synthase A — protein MRQQYPCPNGVTISGGYKSEYTEILTAEALEFLAKLHRNFNSTRKELIERRVTRQQELDTGKLPDFLPETKAIREADWVVASVPQDLQDRRTEITGPTDRKMVINALNAGAKVYMADFEDSNTPTWDNQVSGQINMRDAVRKTISFNSEGGKSYTLNEETATLLIRPRGWHLTEAHVMVDGDPMSGSLFDFGLYFIHNAKERLSQNSGIYFYLPKMESHLEARLWNDVFVFSQNEIGIPQGSVKATVLIETIMASFEMDEILYELKEHSAGLNCGRWDYIFSCIKKFRNQENFILADRNLVTMTSPFMRAYSLLLIKTCHRRGTFAMGGMAAQIPIKNDAASNQAAIDKVRTDKEREVNDGHDGTWVAHPGLVKVAQDAFDKVMTTPNQISKQRADVSILASDLINFKPNGPITKAGLRANINIGIQYIGAWIAGTGCVPIFNLMEDAATAEISRAQIWHWIRSPLGVLEDGRKVTKELFISLIPEELEKIKDLLGSNYQHGRYPEGAKMFEKLTLDDEFVEFLTLPAYEEIVKHGA, from the coding sequence ATGCGCCAGCAATACCCATGTCCAAACGGAGTAACGATATCTGGAGGCTACAAATCCGAATATACCGAGATACTGACCGCCGAAGCGCTTGAGTTCCTAGCCAAATTGCATCGAAACTTTAACAGCACAAGAAAAGAACTGATTGAGCGCCGAGTCACTCGACAACAAGAACTTGATACCGGGAAATTACCTGATTTTCTTCCGGAAACCAAAGCCATTCGGGAAGCTGATTGGGTCGTAGCATCTGTTCCTCAAGACCTCCAAGACCGAAGAACAGAGATAACCGGACCGACCGACAGAAAGATGGTAATCAATGCCTTAAACGCCGGCGCCAAAGTGTACATGGCAGACTTTGAAGACTCCAACACTCCGACCTGGGATAACCAAGTATCAGGTCAAATAAATATGCGGGATGCCGTCCGCAAAACCATCAGCTTTAATAGCGAAGGCGGCAAGTCATATACACTTAATGAGGAAACAGCCACCCTGCTCATCAGGCCGCGCGGATGGCATCTAACCGAGGCACACGTGATGGTTGATGGGGACCCAATGTCTGGATCGTTATTTGACTTTGGCCTGTATTTTATTCACAACGCAAAAGAGCGTCTTTCTCAAAACTCTGGAATTTATTTTTATCTTCCAAAGATGGAGTCACACCTCGAAGCTAGGCTGTGGAACGACGTCTTTGTCTTCAGCCAAAACGAGATTGGCATCCCTCAAGGGAGTGTAAAAGCAACCGTTTTAATTGAAACGATTATGGCCTCATTTGAGATGGATGAAATCTTATACGAGCTGAAGGAACATTCAGCAGGACTTAACTGCGGTAGATGGGACTACATTTTCAGCTGTATCAAAAAATTTAGGAATCAAGAAAACTTCATTCTTGCAGACCGTAATCTCGTAACAATGACGAGTCCGTTCATGCGCGCTTACTCACTATTACTAATTAAAACGTGTCATAGACGAGGTACTTTTGCAATGGGTGGCATGGCTGCGCAGATTCCGATAAAAAATGATGCAGCTTCGAACCAAGCAGCTATAGATAAAGTCAGAACAGACAAAGAAAGAGAAGTGAACGATGGTCATGATGGCACCTGGGTAGCGCACCCAGGACTCGTTAAGGTTGCACAAGATGCCTTTGACAAAGTCATGACAACACCAAACCAAATCAGTAAGCAACGGGCTGATGTAAGTATATTGGCTAGCGACCTCATTAATTTTAAACCAAATGGACCAATCACTAAAGCTGGCTTACGCGCTAACATCAATATCGGTATCCAATATATTGGAGCTTGGATTGCAGGCACCGGATGCGTTCCTATTTTTAACCTAATGGAAGATGCCGCGACCGCCGAAATCTCTCGAGCTCAAATATGGCACTGGATCCGAAGTCCTTTGGGTGTCTTAGAAGATGGCAGAAAAGTCACAAAAGAATTATTCATTAGTCTAATTCCAGAGGAGTTAGAAAAAATCAAAGACCTGCTTGGCTCCAATTATCAGCATGGACGATATCCCGAGGGTGCCAAAATGTTTGAAAAACTCACTCTTGATGATGAATTTGTAGAATTCTTAACGCTGCCAGCATACGAAGAAATAGTAAAACATGGTGCTTAA
- a CDS encoding NUDIX hydrolase: protein MVWKPNVTVAAIAERNGRFLLVEENTSEGVKLNQPAGHLEAGETLIEAIKREVLEETAFSFEPKFTTGIRLWKKTPNDLTYLRISFSGDVGEFFPQRTLDIGIIRPVWLTLEEIKDAADKLRSPLVLSCITDYLDGYLFPLSVIRL from the coding sequence ATGGTCTGGAAACCGAACGTTACAGTCGCTGCCATTGCGGAACGAAACGGTCGATTCTTACTTGTAGAAGAAAATACCAGTGAGGGCGTTAAACTTAATCAGCCTGCAGGCCATTTAGAGGCTGGAGAGACGCTCATTGAAGCAATCAAACGAGAAGTTCTAGAGGAAACGGCATTCAGCTTTGAGCCGAAATTCACTACGGGAATACGACTTTGGAAAAAAACACCAAACGATTTAACCTACCTCAGAATTTCGTTCTCAGGCGATGTGGGAGAATTTTTCCCTCAAAGAACCTTAGATATTGGAATTATCCGACCTGTGTGGTTAACCCTAGAGGAAATTAAGGATGCAGCAGATAAACTCAGAAGCCCACTTGTGCTGAGCTGTATCACAGACTACTTAGACGGGTACTTATTTCCACTGAGTGTAATTCGACTCTGA
- the mnmA gene encoding tRNA 2-thiouridine(34) synthase MnmA, which yields MNNKIVIGLSGGVDSAIAAWLLKEQGYEVTGVFMKNWEDDDDESYCSSRVDLIDAVSVAEILGIDIKTVNFSKEYRDRVFSQFLDEYACGRTPNPDVFCNSEIKFKAFLEHAIQLGADKIATGHYAQLRERNGLFELLKAEDGTKDQSYFLYRLNQDQLSKTLFPLGNIYKREVRAIAKRLGLANHNKKDSTGICFIGERRFKDFLGRYLPDKPGNIVTPDGQIVGTHEGLMFHTIGQRQGLGIGGDGLPWYVAQKDMADNTLIVVQGHDHSMLQNSDIYAQNLHWISGNIPSTQWVFGAKSRYRQKDAACTINEVTESMCHVQFAEPQWAVTPGQSLVVYESNVCLGGGVISDSNIQNPDL from the coding sequence GTGAACAATAAAATTGTTATTGGTCTCTCTGGAGGAGTTGACTCCGCGATCGCTGCTTGGCTACTCAAAGAGCAAGGCTACGAGGTCACCGGAGTCTTCATGAAAAACTGGGAAGACGATGATGATGAAAGTTATTGTAGCTCTAGAGTAGATTTGATTGATGCAGTTTCAGTTGCAGAAATACTAGGTATTGATATCAAAACCGTTAATTTTTCTAAGGAGTATCGAGACCGTGTATTTAGTCAGTTCCTAGACGAATATGCGTGTGGCAGAACACCTAACCCTGACGTTTTCTGCAATTCGGAAATAAAATTTAAAGCATTCTTAGAGCATGCCATACAACTTGGTGCAGACAAAATAGCTACTGGGCATTACGCGCAACTGCGAGAGCGTAACGGGCTTTTTGAGCTACTAAAAGCTGAAGACGGTACGAAAGATCAAAGTTATTTTTTATACAGACTCAATCAAGACCAGCTGTCTAAAACGTTATTTCCTCTGGGTAACATTTATAAAAGAGAGGTTAGAGCAATTGCGAAACGCCTAGGTTTGGCGAATCATAACAAAAAAGACTCAACTGGCATCTGCTTCATTGGAGAGCGTCGATTTAAAGATTTTTTAGGGCGTTATTTGCCAGATAAACCCGGAAACATCGTAACTCCAGACGGCCAAATTGTCGGGACACATGAGGGACTAATGTTTCACACGATTGGGCAACGACAAGGACTTGGAATTGGCGGCGATGGACTACCTTGGTATGTCGCACAGAAAGATATGGCGGACAATACGCTCATTGTGGTGCAAGGGCATGATCATTCAATGCTACAGAATTCAGATATTTATGCGCAAAATCTCCATTGGATTTCCGGAAATATACCATCAACCCAATGGGTCTTTGGTGCCAAATCCAGGTATCGCCAAAAAGATGCCGCATGCACCATCAACGAAGTCACTGAGTCGATGTGTCACGTTCAATTTGCCGAACCTCAATGGGCCGTTACTCCAGGACAGTCTCTAGTCGTGTACGAGTCAAACGTGTGCCTAGGTGGAGGCGTTATCTCAGACTCTAATATTCAAAACCCTGATCTTTAG
- the purB gene encoding adenylosuccinate lyase: MTAHSSALTAISPIDGRYQPKIQPLAQFFSEYALIKYRVIVEIEWLKSLSESKDLKEIQTIPQSSINKLNTLAQNFSVDDALAVKTIEQTTNHDVKAVEYWLRQTLKTEEDIAPITPFIHFACTSEDINNLAYALMLKGARDKVLIPKITTIISTLADLSVKYAKVPMLSRTHGQPASPTTAGKEIANIVYRLERQMRSLAQMTLQGKMNGAVGNFNAHLSAYPDYDWEAHSQKVINGLGLEPIPYTTQIEPHDGIAELFDCLMRINTILIDLNRDLWGYISIGYFKQKVKSGEVGSSTMPHKVNPIDFENSEGNLGLSNAVLEHLSRKLPISRWQRDLTDSTVLRNMGVGLGYGLLAYDSCLKGLLKIDINLDKLNKDLDQCWDVLAEPVQTVMKKYGIENAYEQLKDLTRGQGGITKPDLHKFIKSLTIPDDAKKRLLDLTPQSYTGIAQKLAQSIKK, encoded by the coding sequence ATGACTGCACACTCATCAGCCCTCACCGCAATTAGTCCGATTGATGGTCGCTATCAGCCTAAAATACAACCTCTAGCTCAATTTTTCAGCGAATATGCCCTAATTAAATATCGGGTAATAGTGGAAATCGAATGGCTTAAATCCCTATCAGAGTCAAAAGATCTGAAAGAGATTCAGACCATTCCACAAAGCTCGATCAACAAACTTAATACACTCGCTCAAAACTTCTCAGTAGATGATGCGTTGGCAGTTAAAACAATTGAGCAAACCACCAATCACGATGTTAAAGCGGTCGAATACTGGTTACGTCAGACTCTGAAAACAGAGGAGGATATTGCACCTATCACCCCTTTCATTCATTTCGCCTGCACTTCAGAGGATATCAATAATTTAGCCTACGCCTTGATGCTAAAAGGCGCTAGAGATAAGGTGCTAATACCCAAGATAACAACAATAATTTCGACACTCGCCGACTTGAGCGTGAAATACGCTAAGGTACCCATGCTCTCCAGAACACATGGGCAGCCGGCCAGTCCTACAACAGCAGGCAAAGAAATAGCAAATATAGTCTACCGTCTAGAGCGTCAAATGAGGTCTTTGGCCCAAATGACACTGCAGGGAAAAATGAATGGCGCAGTTGGGAACTTCAATGCCCACCTCAGCGCCTATCCAGACTACGACTGGGAAGCGCATTCACAAAAAGTTATTAATGGCTTGGGCTTAGAACCGATCCCATATACCACCCAGATCGAGCCTCACGACGGAATTGCAGAATTATTTGATTGCCTCATGCGCATTAATACGATACTGATTGATCTAAACCGTGATTTATGGGGCTATATTTCAATTGGTTATTTCAAACAAAAAGTCAAATCAGGGGAAGTCGGCTCTTCAACAATGCCGCATAAAGTAAATCCTATTGACTTTGAAAACTCTGAAGGAAATCTAGGTTTATCAAATGCGGTACTAGAGCACCTCAGTCGCAAATTACCTATTTCAAGATGGCAGAGAGACCTTACCGACTCGACTGTGCTGCGCAACATGGGTGTAGGGTTAGGTTACGGACTTCTTGCCTATGATTCATGCCTCAAGGGCCTATTAAAAATAGACATCAATTTAGATAAACTTAACAAAGATCTCGACCAATGCTGGGACGTTCTCGCCGAGCCCGTTCAAACTGTGATGAAGAAATATGGCATAGAAAATGCCTATGAACAGCTTAAAGACTTAACACGAGGTCAAGGTGGCATCACTAAACCAGACTTGCACAAATTTATTAAAAGTTTAACCATTCCGGATGACGCAAAAAAACGTCTTCTTGATCTAACGCCTCAGTCTTACACGGGAATTGCTCAAAAACTAGCTCAAAGCATCAAGAAATAA
- a CDS encoding VTT domain-containing protein: MEFIRDIYSMVVHLDAHLAAAIATFGKGTYLFLFLIIFCETGLVLTPFLPGDSLLFLIGAFVAKGDFSFILITSTLIAAAILGDALNYYLGSLFGRRVLMTGKIGFLKQKYLDRTQDFFEKYGAKTIIIARFVPIIRTYAPFAAGIARYPYTQFLMFNVIGAFLWVFSLVGIGFYLGDLPFVKNNLTAVIFLIILVSIAPALVEVIKARLRREPPSS, from the coding sequence GTGGAATTCATTAGAGATATTTATTCGATGGTTGTGCACCTTGATGCCCATCTCGCAGCGGCAATTGCAACGTTTGGCAAGGGAACCTATCTTTTTCTTTTTTTGATCATTTTCTGCGAAACTGGTCTGGTCTTGACTCCTTTTTTGCCAGGAGATTCTTTGCTGTTCTTAATTGGGGCGTTCGTTGCTAAGGGCGACTTCAGTTTTATTCTGATCACTAGCACATTAATTGCTGCTGCCATTTTGGGAGATGCATTGAATTATTATCTTGGTAGTCTTTTTGGTCGAAGAGTGTTGATGACTGGAAAAATTGGATTTCTTAAGCAAAAGTATCTAGATCGCACTCAGGATTTTTTTGAGAAATATGGGGCAAAAACTATAATCATCGCTCGATTTGTACCGATTATCAGGACCTATGCGCCTTTTGCGGCTGGTATTGCTCGCTACCCGTACACGCAATTTTTAATGTTCAACGTGATCGGGGCCTTTCTTTGGGTATTCTCTTTGGTAGGTATTGGCTTCTACTTAGGAGACTTGCCGTTCGTAAAAAATAACCTAACAGCTGTTATTTTCTTGATTATTCTTGTGTCTATCGCTCCAGCCCTTGTTGAGGTGATTAAGGCGCGACTAAGAAGAGAGCCGCCGAGTAGCTAA
- the secF gene encoding protein translocase subunit SecF gives MEFFKIRQDIPFMRHALAFNVISIAMFVVAVVALAVKGLNLGVEFTGGTVMEVGYSQSANLTQIRNTLQSGGMNEPMVQSFGDSRTVLIRLPTKPELSGSKLSDQVFTMLKADDEQLELRRVDYVGSQVGEELVVDGALAILFVSLGIVAYLAFRFEWKFGVAAILANLHDIVIILGFFALFQWEFSLPVLAAVLAILGYSINESVVVFDRIRENFRKMRKATVPEVINNAITRTMSRTVITHGSTQLMVLSILIFGGETLHYFALALTIGILFGIYSSIFVASSLVLWLGISREDLIKPEVVKEEAVV, from the coding sequence ATGGAGTTTTTTAAAATTCGTCAAGATATTCCGTTTATGCGTCATGCGTTGGCGTTTAACGTGATCTCCATTGCTATGTTCGTGGTTGCAGTTGTCGCGCTTGCCGTTAAGGGGTTGAACCTAGGGGTTGAATTTACGGGAGGGACAGTCATGGAAGTAGGCTATTCTCAGTCCGCAAATTTAACTCAAATTCGTAACACCCTGCAGTCCGGTGGAATGAACGAGCCCATGGTCCAGAGTTTTGGAGACTCAAGGACCGTGTTGATTCGATTACCGACAAAACCAGAGTTATCTGGATCGAAGTTATCCGATCAGGTTTTCACAATGCTCAAAGCAGATGATGAGCAACTAGAGCTTCGGCGTGTAGATTATGTCGGGTCTCAAGTGGGTGAGGAGTTGGTTGTAGATGGTGCGTTGGCGATATTGTTTGTCTCTTTAGGTATTGTGGCTTATTTAGCGTTTCGCTTTGAGTGGAAGTTCGGGGTGGCCGCAATTCTGGCCAACCTACATGACATAGTTATTATTCTAGGATTTTTTGCTTTGTTTCAATGGGAGTTTTCTCTTCCAGTTTTAGCCGCTGTATTGGCGATTTTAGGGTACTCCATAAATGAGTCCGTGGTCGTGTTTGACCGAATTCGTGAAAACTTTAGGAAGATGAGGAAAGCAACTGTTCCAGAGGTCATTAACAACGCAATCACACGTACGATGTCGCGAACTGTTATAACGCATGGTAGCACCCAATTAATGGTTCTTTCGATTTTAATTTTTGGTGGTGAAACGCTTCACTACTTCGCATTAGCGCTGACAATTGGTATTTTGTTTGGAATTTATTCCTCCATTTTTGTGGCAAGCTCACTCGTCCTATGGTTGGGTATTAGTCGAGAAGACTTAATTAAGCCTGAGGTAGTGAAAGAGGAAGCAGTCGTCTAG